The genomic interval GACGCCAGCACGCTCATGATGTCAGCCATCGCGCGGCTCCCATGACGAATCTCGCCCGGGCACTCCACACCCGGCGGGTTAACAGTGTGTTAAGGATTGGCGCGTCGGTTGGCCACAGCCCCTGCGCCGGCGATGTAGCTCCTGTCTTAATCGCTGTAATCGGCGCCCACGACCGACAGCTGCGTCCCCTCGGTCCGGGCATTAGGCTTCCTCCTTTCAAGACCAAGGAGGATTGCATGGATTACATCTGTGTTTTCAGGGCGCTCATCGGCTTCGCAACGTGAACGCCGCGATACGGCAGTGGTCCGCGCGCGATGCGAGCGCGCAAACAAAAACCCCGCCGGTGAGGGCGGGGTTCGTAGCTTTCGGTCTATCGCGGCGTGCGATCAGTGCGCGGCTTCCAGCGCCGCCTGCTCCTGGCGGGCGATGGTGCCCTTGACGGCGCTCTGCACCTTCTCGAACGCCCGCACCTCGATCTGGCGCACGCGCTCGCGCGACACGCCGAACTCGGCGGCGAGATCTTCCAGCGTCATCGGCTCGTCGGCGAGGCGGCGGGCCTCGAAGATCCGCCGTTCGCGCGGGTTGAGCACCTGGATCGCGCCGTTCAGCGCGGCCCGGCGCTGGTCGAGCTCTTCGTGCTCGGCCATCACGGCTTCCTGGCTCGGCGACTGATCGACCAGCCAGTCCTGCCATTCGCCCGGCTCGCCATCGTCACGGATCGGCGCGTTGAGCGAGGCGTCGCCGCCGAGGCGGCGGTTCATGTCGACCACGTCCTGCTCGGTGACGCCGAGACGGGTCGCGATCAGCTTGACCTGGTCGGGATGCAGATCACCCTCGTCCAGCGCCGAGATCTTGCTCTTCGCCTTACGCAGGTTGAAGAACAGCTTCTTCTGGTTCGCGGTGGTCCCCATCTTCACAAGTGACCACGAACGCAGGATGTACTCTTGAATCGACGCCTTGATCCACCACATCGCGTAGGTGGCGAGGCGGAAGCCCTTCTCGGGCTCGAACCGCTTCACTGCCTGCATCAGGCCGACGTTGCCTTCGGAGACGACTTCGGAAATCGGCAGGCCATAGCCGCGGTAGCCCATCGCGATCTTGGCGACGAGGCGAAGGTGGCTGGTGACGAGTTGATGCGCCGCGTCGCGATCACCGTGTTCGCGCCAGCGCTTGGCGAGCATGTACTCTTGGCCGGGCTCGAGCATCGGAAACTTGCGGATTTCCGCAAGGTAACGAGCGAGGCCGGATTCTCCGTTGAGGACCGGGAGCGTAGCAGCACGGGCCATTCAGCGCCCTCCAATTGGGTTTCAGGCCCCCGATAGCGGGCGGCCAGGCAGACAGATCGCTGTGTCAAAGCCGACCGGCCTGCGATGTTCCGCGTTGGGCCATCCCAACGCACCTGCAATATACAATACGTTAGTCGCGCAAGTTTAGTTACGGTCTTGTCACGTCGTTGTTACGCCGCAACAACGCGGTGAAATGATTTACGTTTTCTGACTGCGCCGCGTCATTCCGTCGCGATCAGCGCGGCCTGAAGATGAGCCAAATCGGCCGGCAGGGGCGATTCCCAGGTCAGTACCTCGCCGCTCGACGGGTGCTCCAGCGTCAGCAAATACGCGTGCAGCGCCTGCCGTCCGAGCTCCGCGAGCGCGCTCCGCGCCGCCGGGGCGAGCTGGTTGGCCTTGGTCTTGAAGTGCGGCCCATAGACGTCGTCGCCCAGCAGGGGATGGCCGAGATGGGCGAGGTGGACGCGGATCTGGTGGGTCCGCCCGGTCTCGAGCTGGCAGGCGATCAGCGCCGCGACCGGCTTGCCGTCCTTCCCGGCGAAGTTCTCCAATACCTCCCAATGGGTGATCGCCTCGCGGCCGCCCTGGCGCACCGCCATTTTCTCCCGCGCGTGCGGGTGGCGGTCGATCGGCGCGTCGATGGTGCCGTATTTGCGGCCCGGCACCCCCCAGACGAAGGCGAGGTAGCCGCGG from Rhodopseudomonas palustris carries:
- the rpoH gene encoding RNA polymerase sigma factor RpoH, with product MARAATLPVLNGESGLARYLAEIRKFPMLEPGQEYMLAKRWREHGDRDAAHQLVTSHLRLVAKIAMGYRGYGLPISEVVSEGNVGLMQAVKRFEPEKGFRLATYAMWWIKASIQEYILRSWSLVKMGTTANQKKLFFNLRKAKSKISALDEGDLHPDQVKLIATRLGVTEQDVVDMNRRLGGDASLNAPIRDDGEPGEWQDWLVDQSPSQEAVMAEHEELDQRRAALNGAIQVLNPRERRIFEARRLADEPMTLEDLAAEFGVSRERVRQIEVRAFEKVQSAVKGTIARQEQAALEAAH